Part of the Sulfobacillus acidophilus DSM 10332 genome, GCCGAAGCCAATGGCATGAATGGTGGTCGATATTTCGAAGTGATCGGCGCCCCCTCGTCGGTCTCATTCTGTTGGCCGTTTTGGTGGCGGCCAGCCTAGCCGCTCCCTGGCTCACCCCTTATAACCCTTCCGCGACCGTCTTTACCCCTTTTCTACCGCCAAGTGGCCACCATTGGTTAGGCACGACCGCCAACGGTCAGGACGTCTTCGCCCAATTTGTCTATGGCGGCCGCATTTCCTTGGCGGTCGGGTTCGTGTCCGGTTTCGTGGCGACCGCCTTGGCGGTTTTGTTAGGCATGCTCCCGGCGTACTGGGGCGGTCGGGTCGACACGATTTTCGCGACGTTTACCAATATTATGCTGGTCATCCCAGGACTGCCGCTGTTGATTGTCATCACCGCCTATGTGCATCAAACCGGGCCCTTTACCATCGCCCTGGTCATCGGACTCACGGGATGGCCCTGGGGTGCTCGCATCTTACGTTCGCAAACCTTGTCCCTGGCTCAACGCGATTTTGTGGTGGCCGCCCGTCTAGCCGGAGAAAACCGCTTAACCATTTTGTTGGCCGAAATTTTACCCAATATGCTCTCCCTGGTCGCCGCCAACTTCGTGTTTGCTACCATCGCGGCCATTTTGGCCGAAGCCAGTCTCGAATTTTTAGGACTCGGCAATCCCAATGCGGTGACCTGGGGCACGATGCTCTATTGGGCACAGACCGGGCAAGCCCTCTTAAACGGAGCCTGGTGGTGGTTTGTGCCCCCGGGTCTGGGCATTGCGCTGGTCGGCTTGAGCCTTTCGTTAATTAACTTCGGCATTGATCAAATCTCGAATCCGCGTTTACGCGTCTCGAACGTCCGACGGCAACGGTCCGAGCCCGGGAGGCCGGCCCTACCGTCACAACAGAAGGTAGGCGAGCCGCTATGACATATCCTTTAGAGCTTCAGCAACTCCGTGTGTTCTACCGGACCCGCGATGGTGAGGTGGCGGCCCTGCGAAACGTGAGCCTCTCGATTAATGCCGGGGAAATTGTGGGCTTAGTGGGCGAATCGGGCAGCGGCAAATCCACGTTGGGCTTGGCCGTGATGCGTCTTTTGAAGCCGTCCGCCGCTCGTGTCACGGGGTCGGTGCATGTCGGCGGGCAAGATTTATACAGCTTGACGGATGACGCATTACGGCTGACGCGCTGGCGCCACATCGCCATGGTTTTTCAAAGTTCCATGAATGCGTTAAATCCGGTTCTCTCGGTGGAGTCCCACTTTCGCGACACGTTTTTGGCTCACGATCCGACCATGCGAAAGTCGGCGATCCAAACAAAAACCGCCGAATTGTTGGAGTTGGTTCGCCTGAACCCCGCCGTCGCCCACAACTATCCGCATGAATTATCCGGGGGAATGCGGCAACGCGTCGTCATCGCCTTGGCGCTGGCCTTAAACCCGAGCGTCTTGATTTTAGACGAGCCGACCACCGCCTTGGATGTGGTCGTTCAACGGGCCATTTTGGACCAAATCCGCCACATTCAACAACAACGCCGGTTAGCCGTCCTTTTCATCACCCACGATTTCATGCTGGTGTCGAGTCTAGCCGACCGCATCGCCGTTCTTTATGCCGGCGAACTGATGGAGGTGACCGCCGAGGTGACCGGCGATACCGCCCTCCATCATCCCTATACGAAAGGGCTCATGCGCGCGGCTCCACGCTTGCTCGGAACCCGGGTGACGATTGAAAGTATACCGGGGGAACCGCCGGACATGCGGACCTTGCCGCCCGGCTGTCCTTTTTACGATCGCTGCAGCCAGCGGCTCCCGCGCTGCCAAAAGACGCCTCTTCCCCCGCGAACCGGGGAGACGTTTATCCGTTGCCATCTCGTAGACGACAGTATCACCGTCCATCATGATATAGGAGGCGACCCGTCGTGACGGTTCCGTTAATACGTGCAGAGCATCTATCCGTTCGATATCGCCGGGCCCGCGGGGGCGACATTCTCGCGTGCCGTGATTTAACCTTAACGGTTCAGGCCGAAGAAACGGTGGCCCTAGTCGGTGAGTCGGGCAGCGGTAAAAGCACTATCGGAAAAACCTTTGTGCGACTGATAGAACCGAGCGCGGGACACCTGTGGTTTCGCGATCGGGACGTGGCCCATTTGGCGGGTTCGGCCTTAATGGACTATCATCGGGCAGCCCAGATGATTTTCCAAGATCCCTTTTCTTCGCTTAATCCTTGGCACACCGTGGCCCACCACATCCGGCGTCCCTTGGCGCGGCTTCAACACCTCCGGGGATCGGCCGCCGAAGCCGAGATCGACCGCTTGTTGGAACAAGTCAACCTCACCCCTACCGGTCAGTTTCGCGACAAATACCCTCATGAACTGTCGGGCGGTCAGCGCCAGAGGGTGGCGATTGCGCGGGCTTTAGCCGCCAATCCCGTATTTATCGCCGCCGACGAACCGATTTCGATGTTGGACGTCTCGCTCCGGGCCGATGTGCTGCGGCTCTTAGAATCGCTGCAAACCCGGCACGCGTTAAGTTTTCTTTATATTACCCACGACCTG contains:
- a CDS encoding ABC-type transporter, integral membrane subunit (PFAM: Binding-protein-dependent transport system inner membrane component~COGs: COG1173 ABC-type dipeptide/oligopeptide/nickel transport systems permease components~InterPro IPR000515~KEGG: aac:Aaci_1898 binding-protein-dependent transport systems inner membrane component~PFAM: Binding-protein-dependent transport systems inner membrane component~SPTR: Binding-protein-dependent transport systems inner membrane component) encodes the protein MTESPRRRSQWHEWWSIFRSDRRPLVGLILLAVLVAASLAAPWLTPYNPSATVFTPFLPPSGHHWLGTTANGQDVFAQFVYGGRISLAVGFVSGFVATALAVLLGMLPAYWGGRVDTIFATFTNIMLVIPGLPLLIVITAYVHQTGPFTIALVIGLTGWPWGARILRSQTLSLAQRDFVVAARLAGENRLTILLAEILPNMLSLVAANFVFATIAAILAEASLEFLGLGNPNAVTWGTMLYWAQTGQALLNGAWWWFVPPGLGIALVGLSLSLINFGIDQISNPRLRVSNVRRQRSEPGRPALPSQQKVGEPL
- a CDS encoding oligopeptide/dipeptide ABC transporter, ATPase subunit (PFAM: ABC transporter; Oligopeptide/dipeptide transporter, C-terminal region~TIGRFAM: oligopeptide/dipeptide ABC transporter, ATP-binding protein, C-terminal domain~COGs: COG0444 ABC-type dipeptide/oligopeptide/nickel transport system ATPase component~InterPro IPR010066:IPR003593:IPR003439:IPR013563~KEGG: aac:Aaci_1897 oligopeptide/dipeptide ABC transporter, ATPase subunit~PFAM: ABC transporter-like; Oligopeptide/dipeptide ABC transporter, C-terminal~PRIAM: Nickel-transporting ATPase~SMART: ATPase, AAA+ type, core~SPTR: Oligopeptide/dipeptide ABC transporter, ATPase subunit;~TIGRFAM: Oligopeptide/dipeptide ABC transporter, ATP-binding protein, C-terminal), which produces MTYPLELQQLRVFYRTRDGEVAALRNVSLSINAGEIVGLVGESGSGKSTLGLAVMRLLKPSAARVTGSVHVGGQDLYSLTDDALRLTRWRHIAMVFQSSMNALNPVLSVESHFRDTFLAHDPTMRKSAIQTKTAELLELVRLNPAVAHNYPHELSGGMRQRVVIALALALNPSVLILDEPTTALDVVVQRAILDQIRHIQQQRRLAVLFITHDFMLVSSLADRIAVLYAGELMEVTAEVTGDTALHHPYTKGLMRAAPRLLGTRVTIESIPGEPPDMRTLPPGCPFYDRCSQRLPRCQKTPLPPRTGETFIRCHLVDDSITVHHDIGGDPS
- a CDS encoding oligopeptide/dipeptide ABC transporter, ATPase subunit (PFAM: ABC transporter; Oligopeptide/dipeptide transporter, C-terminal region~TIGRFAM: oligopeptide/dipeptide ABC transporter, ATP-binding protein, C-terminal domain~COGs: COG0444 ABC-type dipeptide/oligopeptide/nickel transport system ATPase component~InterPro IPR010066:IPR003593:IPR003439:IPR013563~KEGG: aac:Aaci_1896 oligopeptide/dipeptide ABC transporter, ATPase subunit~PFAM: ABC transporter-like; Oligopeptide/dipeptide ABC transporter, C-terminal~PRIAM: Nickel-transporting ATPase~SMART: ATPase, AAA+ type, core~SPTR: Oligopeptide/dipeptide ABC transporter, ATPase subunit;~TIGRFAM: Oligopeptide/dipeptide ABC transporter, ATP-binding protein, C-terminal); the encoded protein is MTVPLIRAEHLSVRYRRARGGDILACRDLTLTVQAEETVALVGESGSGKSTIGKTFVRLIEPSAGHLWFRDRDVAHLAGSALMDYHRAAQMIFQDPFSSLNPWHTVAHHIRRPLARLQHLRGSAAEAEIDRLLEQVNLTPTGQFRDKYPHELSGGQRQRVAIARALAANPVFIAADEPISMLDVSLRADVLRLLESLQTRHALSFLYITHDLASARYLAHRIAVVYGGSLIELAEAGELVEHPAHPYTRLLLAASPGSPMTGALPETEQSAPDLSPMRSGCPFAPRCPHVMDRCREVMPDWTPAAPEHDVACHLHA